A genome region from Euphorbia lathyris chromosome 4, ddEupLath1.1, whole genome shotgun sequence includes the following:
- the LOC136226962 gene encoding uncharacterized protein: MYPIAWAVVEHETKHTWSWFLNLVRADLDMDEGAGHTVISDMLKGLIPAIKEIMTAAEHRECARHILANWAKKWRGVERRNVFWRVAKSTFEAEFKDWLEELSKLGENIVPQLLTYEKEKWCKVYFNTDTKCDSVDNNISKTFSGWILGPRYKTIIIMLEEIMIKVMEQISAMVAFSGKWSTDISLMSLSVLQANTNRSMQCNIIWNDDVGFEITEGNYRHVVDLKLLTCLCRAWALKGIPCQHAVAAMHKLKLDPTNYISHWYHNDTYIKAYSMFIQHVLNMKMWTASNHLPVDPPEIKTMRGRPKKNRRKSRDESKKFGKLSRKGAQMTCSYCKGPNHNKKGYPIRKNNIDQALDDANSPIDVIYQRKRKETGGETSSGHTNVTQGSNNQLVQAASSNKSAGREKIGTKKVRYGYGVFHSKKTDFAVQQCGRP; encoded by the exons ATGTATCCAATTGCCTGGGCAGTTGTTGAGCATGAAACAAAACATACATGGAGCTGGTTTTTGAATTTGGTTAGAGCAGATTTGGATATGGATGAAGGTGCAGGACACACAGTGATATCGGACATGTTGAAA GGTCTGATTCCAGctataaaagaaataatgacGGCAGCAGAGCATAGAGAGTGTGCAAGGCATATTCTTGCCAATTGGGCTAAGAAATGGAGGGGTGTTGAAAGGAGAAATGTTTTCTGGCGTGTTGCTAAATCAACATTTGAGGCTGAATTTAAGGATTGGTTAGAAGAGCTAAGCAAGCTAGGAGAAAACATTGTGCCACAATTGTTGACATATGAAAAAGAGAAATGGTGCAAGGTTTACTTCAACACGGACACCAAATGTGATTCAGTTGACAATAACATCTCAAAGACTTTCAGTGGCTGGATTCTAGGACCAAGGTACAAGACAATTATCATTATGCTTGAGGAGATCATGATAAAAGTTATGGAACAGATCAGTGCAATGGTTGCATTTTCTGGAAAATGGAGCACAGACATTTCCCTAATGAGTTTATCAGTTCTGCAAGCTAATACGAACAGATCAATGCAGTGCAATATCATATGGAACGATGATGTTGGCTTTGAAATCACTGAGGGCAATTATAGACATGTAGTGGACTTGAAGCTATTGACTTGCTTGTGTAGAGCTTGGGCTCTCAAAGGCATCCCATGCCAACATGCAGTAGCTGCGATGCATAAATTGAAATTGGATCCTACAAACTATATCTCTCATTGGTACCACAATGATACTTATATCAAGGCCTATTCAATGTTCATTCAGCATGTACTAAACATGAAGATGTGGACTGCAAGTAACCATCTACCAGTTGATCCACCAGAAATCAAAACAATGCGAGGGAGACCAAAGAAGAACAGAAGGAAGTCCAGGGATGAATCGAAGAAATTTGGGAAGTTGTCAAGAAAGGGTGCACAAATGACATGTTCATACTGCAAAGGGCCTAACCACAATAAAAAAGGCTATCCAATTAGGAAAAATAATATTGATCAG GCCCTTGATGATGCCAATTCTCCAATAGATGTCATATACCAGCGCAAACGGAAAGAAACAGGTGGGGAAACATCATCTGGACATACAAATGTCACACAAGGGAGTAATAATCAACTTGTACAAGCTGCATCATCTAACAAATCAGCTGGGAGGGAGAAAATAGGAACTAAGAAAGTTAGATATGGCTATGGTGTTTTCCACTCTAAAAAAACAGACTTTGCAGTTCAACAG TGTGGTAGGCCATGA